The following are encoded in a window of Geobacter metallireducens GS-15 genomic DNA:
- a CDS encoding ComEA family DNA-binding protein — protein MRERAHLIALWTLAVLASTVLVTKGRGLPLTEGGSTAFLLDRSNGVRVKVTGIQGKSGVYCLPEDAVLKSVIIMAYRGLTANASKSSDFATRLKDGDWVMFERDASEPVKISLKTMPATERILLGIPLDPATMTESEWELLPGIGPTLARRIVFDRQYNGGFRSIRDLERVSGIGKVTVDKLERYFPNTVTH, from the coding sequence ATGAGGGAACGGGCGCATCTCATTGCGCTCTGGACCCTAGCAGTTCTGGCAAGTACTGTTTTAGTCACGAAAGGCCGTGGATTGCCACTCACTGAGGGTGGATCCACGGCCTTTCTTCTTGACCGCTCCAATGGCGTTAGGGTTAAGGTTACCGGTATTCAGGGAAAGTCTGGCGTTTATTGTCTTCCCGAAGACGCAGTCTTAAAGAGCGTCATAATTATGGCGTATCGAGGACTCACGGCAAATGCTTCAAAATCGTCCGACTTTGCCACTCGTCTCAAAGATGGAGACTGGGTAATGTTTGAGAGGGATGCCTCAGAACCAGTCAAAATTTCGTTGAAAACGATGCCTGCAACTGAAAGGATACTTCTAGGTATTCCACTTGACCCAGCCACAATGACCGAATCAGAATGGGAGCTACTTCCCGGGATCGGACCAACTCTCGCACGAAGGATTGTATTTGACCGTCAATACAATGGCGGTTTCAGGTCTATTAGAGACCTCGAGAGAGTTTCAGGCATAGGGAAAGTGACGGTGGACAAGCTGGAGCGATATTTCCCAAACACTGTAACGCATTGA